A segment of the Candidatus Eisenbacteria bacterium genome:
CTCGGACTGTCCGCCGGCGATCCGCTGACGCTCGAGGGCCCCGCGGGCTCGCTGACGCTGCCCTACGAACCCGACGATTCGGTTCCGCCGGGGGCGGTGTTCGTGCCCTACGCCTACGCTGCGGCCGGACTCAACCGCCTCGGCGCGCCGCAGGGCGCGGGGCTGCGGGTGAACCTCCACAAGGCGGCCACGGCCGCCGCCGCGCCGGCCGGCGCCGTGGGGAGATCATGACCGCGCTCTGGAACAACGAGGTCTTCCAGGTCGCCTTCTGGGCGACGGTGAAGGTGGCGATCATCCTCAACGCGCTGCTCGGGCTCGTGACCTACCTGATCTACGCCGAGCGCAAGATCTGCGGTCACATGCAGGCGCGCACCGGCCCGAACCGGGTCGGACCGCTGGGGCTCGTGCAGACGATCGCGGACGTGGTCAAGCTGCTCCTGAAGGAGGAGTTCACGCCCGCGGGAGCGAACAAGATCCTGTTCCACCTCGCGCCCGTCCTGGCGGTGTTTCCCGCGATCGTGACCTTCTCGGTGATCCCGATGGGGCCGCCGCCGGTGTTCGTGGTCACCGACCTCAACGTCGGCCTGCTGCTGTTCCTCGCGATGTCGAGCCTCGGCGTGTACGCGATCACGCTCGCGGGCTGGTCGTCGAACAACAAGTACGCGCTGCTCGGGGGCCTGCGTGCCTCCGCGCAGATGATCTCGTACGAGCTGGCGATGGGACTGTCCGTGATCCCGGTGGTGATGAAGGCGGGCACGCTGTCGCTGGTCGGCATCGTCGAGGCGCAGTCCGGGTTCTACCGCCCGTTCGCCGGTCTGCCGCTCGCGCTGCCCAACTGGGGGATCTTCCACTGGTTCCTCGTCCTGCCGTTCGTGATCTTCCTGATCACGATGTTCGCCGAAACGAACCGGACGCCGTTCGACCTGCCTGAGGCCGAAGGCGAGCTCGTGGCCGGGTTCCACACCGAGTACTCGAGCATGAAGTGGGCGCTGTTCTTTCTCGGCGAATACATGAACATGATCGTCATCAGCTCGATCTGCGTCACGCTGTTCTTCGGCGGCTGGCATGGCCCCGGGCCGGCGGCGCTGGGCTTCGTGTGGTATCTGCTCAAGCTCCTCGCGCTGCTGTTCCTGTTCATCTGGGTGCGGTGGACGTTCCCGCGGCTGCGTTACGACCAGCTCATGAATTTCGGCTGGAAGGTGCTCCTGCCCGGGGCGCTGGCCAACGTCGTCATCGCGACGATCTGGATGTACGCGCGGGGGAACGGCTGATGGTTCCCGCGCTCTTCCTCGGCTTCGCCGCGCTGCTCGTCGCGACCGCGCTGATGGTGATCCTCCACCGCAACCCGGTGACGAGCGCGCTGTTCCTGGTGCTGTCCTTCTGCTCGCTCGCCGGGATCTACATCCTGCTGCGCGCCGAGTTCCTCGGGATGGTGCAGGTGATCGTGTACGCGGGCGCCATCATGGTGCTGTTCCTGTTCGTCATCATGTACATGAACCTCCAGCACGACGTCGAAACGGGCGCGCAGATCGCGGTCCGGAGGGGCATCGGCTGGATGGTCGGCGGGCTGCTGCTGCTGTTCGCGGGCCTGCTCGCCTTCCGCGGCTGGGCGCCCGGGCCGGTCGCGGCGGAGCTGCCGGCGCAGGGGAACGGCAACGCGGCGGCGATCGGCAAGGTGCTCTACTCGCGATTCCTGTTCCCGTTCGAGATCACGTCCGTGCTGCTGCTGGTCGCCATGGTCGGCGCGATCGTGCTGGCCAAGGGGCGCCCGAGCTCGTCCGACACGGAGGCCGCATGATCCCCCTCGGCTGGTCGCTCGGGCTGAGCGCGATCCTGTTCTGCATCGGGGTCGTGGGCGTGCTCGTACGGCGCAACGCGCTCGTCATCTTCATGTCCATCGAGCTCATGCTGAACGCGGCGAATCTCGCGTTCGTGGCGCTCGCGGCGCACCTGAACTCGCTCGACGGGCAGATCTTCGTCTTCTTCGTGATGACCGTGGCCGCGGCGGAAGTGGCCGTGGGGCTGGCGATCATCGTCAACGTCTTCCGGCTCCGCGAGACGGTCTTCGTGGACGAGATCAACCTGCTGAAGGGCTAGGGGCGCGTGAACCTGCCGATGCTCTGGATCATTCCCGCGCTGCCGCTGGCCGCGGTCGCGCTCAACCTGCTGCTCGGCGACCGCCTGGGCCGGCGGGGCGTGTCGTGGATCGCCTGCGGCGCGACGGGCCTGGCGTTCCTCGCCGCGCTGCGCGCGGTGGCGGCGCTCGCCGGGCACCCCGCCGAGGACCGGGCGATCGTCGAGACCGCCTGGACGTGGATGCGGGTCGGCGATTTCTCGGCGCACGTCTCGTTCCTGCTCGATCCGCTCTCGAGCGTCATGGTGCTGTTCGTGACCTGCGTGGGATTCCTCATCCACGTCTACTCGACCGGCTACATGGCCGACGACCCGTCGTACCGACGGTTCTTCCTGTACATGAACCTGTTCATGTTCGCGATGCTGACGCTGGTGCTCGCGGACAACTACCTGCTCATGTTCGTGGGCTGGGAGGGCGTCGGCCTGTGCTCGTACCTGCTGATCGGCTTCTGGTACGAGAAGCCGGTCGCGGCCGAGGCCGGCAAGAAGGCGTTCATCGTCAACCGCATCGGCGACTTCGGCTTCCTGCTCGGCATGCTGTTCCTGATCGTCTGGACGGGATCGGCCTCGTACGAGCGCGTGTTCGCGGCCGCGCCGCACGCGCTGCAGGGCGCCGTGGGCACCCTGACCCTCGGCGGCCTGCACCTGAGCGCGCCGATCGTCGTGGTGCTCACGCTGCTGATGTTCCTCGGCGCGACCGGCAAGAGCGCGCAGCTTCCGCTGTTCACCTGGCTGCCGGACGCGATGGAGGGCCCGACGCCCGTGTCGGCGCTCATCCACGCCGCGACCATGGTCACCGCGGGCGTCTACATGGTGGTGCGCAGCCACGTGCTCTACCAGATGGCGCCGCTGAGCATGGAGGTGGTGGCGATCGTCGGCGCGGCGACGGCGTTGATGGCGGCGACCATCGGTCTGGCCCAGAACGACATCAAGCGGGTGCTCGCGTACTCGACCGTCAGCCAGCTCGGCTACATGTTCTTCGCCTGCGGCGTCGGCGCCTTCAGCGCCGGGATCTTCCACGTCATGACGCACGCTTTCTTCAAGGCGCTGCTGTTCCTCGGCGCCGGCTCGGTCATTCACGGCATGCACCACGAGCAGGACATGCGCCGGATGGGCGGGCTGGCCGCGAAGATGCCGTGGACGCACGCGACCATGCTCATCGCCTGCGTGGCGATCGCCGGCATCCCGCCCTTCGCCGGCTTCTTCAGCAAGGACGAGATCCTGCACGGCGCGTTCGCCAGCGGGCACTACGGCGTCTGGCTGGCAGGCCTGGTGGGCGCGGCGCTGACCGCGTTCTACATGTTCCGCCTGTACATCCTCACCTTCCGCGGCGCCCCGCGCTTCGGGGAACCGGCGGCGGAGTCGCTGCACGCCGCGCACGTGGCGGCCGAGCACGCCGCGCACGGCCATGCCTCCGACCCGCACGGGCACGACCACGGCGCCGCGCACGGCCACTCGGGCCCGGTGCACGAGTCCCCGCCCAGCATGGTGGCGCCGCTCGCCGTGCTGGCCGCGCTGTCGGTCGTGGGCGGCTGGATCGGCCTGCCGTTCCAGAAGGGCGGGCATCCGTTCGAGCGCTGGCTCGAGCCCGTGCTGAGCCACGTCCCGGGCGTGCCGGACGTGCACATGGCGCACCTGTCCGCGGCCGCCGAGTGGGGTCTCATCGCGCTCTCGGTCGCGGTCGCGGCGTTCGGCATCCTGCTGGCGTTCCGCGCCTACCTGCAGCGGCCGCAGCTCGCGACCGCGCTGCGGACGCGCCTCGCCGGCGTCCACAACGTCCTTTACAACAAGTACTGGGTGGACGAGTTCTACGACGCGATCGCCGTTCGGCCCGTGTACGAGGGCTCGATGAGATTGTGGCGCTTCTGGGACGAGAAGATCGTGGACGGCACGGTGAACGGGGTGGGCTACTTCCTCGAAGGTTGCTCCGCCATCCTGCGCCTGTTCCAGACCGGCTACGTGGGCACCTACGCGCTGTTCCTGTCGCTCGGCGTGCTCGCGCTCCTCCTCCATTTCCTGAGGTCGTAAGTGGCCCCGTTCCCCTGGCTGACCTTCCTCGTCTTCTTCCCGCTCGCCGCGGGCGCGCTGATCGCGCTCCTGCCGGCCGGCGCCCACCGGCAGATCCGGCTGTGGGCGACGCTCGCGGCCTTCGCGGAGTTCCTGTTCTCGCTGCCGCTCTGGTGGCGCGTCGTGCCCGGCCAGCCGGGCTTCCAGTTCGAGGAACGCGTGGACTGGATTCCGGCGATCGGCGCGCAGTACCACCTCGGCGTGGACGGCATCAGCGCGCTGCTCGTGCTGCTGACGACGTTCATCTCGCTCGTCGCGGTGATCGGGGCGTGGTCGGCCATCCAGAACCGCACCCGCGAGTTCTACGCGCTCATGCTGGCGCTCGAGGCCGGCATGATCGGCACGTTCTTCTGCCTCGACGTGCTGCTGTTCTACGTGTTCTGGGAAGCGATGCTGATTCCGATGTACCTGCTGATCGGCGCCTGGGGAGGCCAGCGGCGCATCTACGCCGCGGTCAAGTTCTTCCTGTTCACGATGGCCGGCAGCGTCCTCATGCTGGTCGCGATCCTGTCGCTGTGGTTCCTGCAGAAGGACCTGAGCGGGGTCCCGACCTGGGACCTGCAGACCTTCCTGGCTCTGCCGCTGAGGCCCGACCAGCAACTGTGGCTGTTCCTGGCGTTCGCGGTCGCGTTCGCGATCAAGGTGCCGATGTTCCCGCTGCACACCTGGCTGCCCGACGCCCACGTCGAGGCGCCGACCGCCGGCTCGGTCATCCTCGCTTCCGTGCTGCTGAAGATGGGCGGCTACGGCTTCCTCCGCTTCGCGATGCCGCTGTTCCCGAACGCGCTCGCCGTGTGCGCGCCGTGGATCGCCGGCCTCTCGATCGTGGGCATTATCTACGGGTCGCTGGTCGCGATGGTGCAGCCCGATCTCAAGAAGCTGGTCGCGTACTCGTCGGTCGCGCACATGGGCTTCGCGATTCTCGGGCTGATGGCGCTGAACGCCCAGGGCTTCGCGGGTTCGATGATGACCATGCTGAACCACGGCGTCTCGACGGGCGCGCTGTTCCTGCTCGTCGGCGTCATCTACGAGCGGCGGCACACCCGCAGGATCGCGGACTTCGGCGGACTGTGGAGGGTGATGCCGGTCTACGCCTCGATCTTCATGGTCGTGACGCTCTCGAGCATCGGGCTTCCGGGGCTGAACGGCTTCGTCGGCGAGTTCCTCGTCCTGCTCGGCGCGTTCAAGCATTCGGTGTGGTGGGCGGTGTTCGCCGCGAGCGGCGTCATCCTGTCCGCGTGCTACATGCTGTGGATGTACCAGCGCGTGTTCTTCGGGCCCGTGACCCACGACGAGAACCGCGCCCTCGCGGACCTTTCGCTGCGCGAACGCCTCGTCTTCGCGCCGCTGCTGGTGCTCGTCTTCTGGATGGGCGTCATGCCGCAGCCGTTCCTCGACCGCATGCAGCCGGCGCTCGACCGGACGATCCAGGCCGTCCACGAGCGCGCGGCGCGCATGTCGGCGCTGTCCTCGGGCGCCCGGATCGGCTTCGTGGAGCCCGCGGCCGCGGCGCCGTCGTCCGCCGGAGGTGAGCGATGAGCCTCGTACCGCAGCCTTCGTTCCTGCCCGTGGACTGGTGGGCGCTCGCCCCGGTGATCGCGCTGACCGCGGGC
Coding sequences within it:
- the nuoH gene encoding NADH-quinone oxidoreductase subunit NuoH, with translation MTALWNNEVFQVAFWATVKVAIILNALLGLVTYLIYAERKICGHMQARTGPNRVGPLGLVQTIADVVKLLLKEEFTPAGANKILFHLAPVLAVFPAIVTFSVIPMGPPPVFVVTDLNVGLLLFLAMSSLGVYAITLAGWSSNNKYALLGGLRASAQMISYELAMGLSVIPVVMKAGTLSLVGIVEAQSGFYRPFAGLPLALPNWGIFHWFLVLPFVIFLITMFAETNRTPFDLPEAEGELVAGFHTEYSSMKWALFFLGEYMNMIVISSICVTLFFGGWHGPGPAALGFVWYLLKLLALLFLFIWVRWTFPRLRYDQLMNFGWKVLLPGALANVVIATIWMYARGNG
- a CDS encoding NADH-quinone oxidoreductase subunit J; amino-acid sequence: MVPALFLGFAALLVATALMVILHRNPVTSALFLVLSFCSLAGIYILLRAEFLGMVQVIVYAGAIMVLFLFVIMYMNLQHDVETGAQIAVRRGIGWMVGGLLLLFAGLLAFRGWAPGPVAAELPAQGNGNAAAIGKVLYSRFLFPFEITSVLLLVAMVGAIVLAKGRPSSSDTEAA
- the nuoK gene encoding NADH-quinone oxidoreductase subunit NuoK translates to MIPLGWSLGLSAILFCIGVVGVLVRRNALVIFMSIELMLNAANLAFVALAAHLNSLDGQIFVFFVMTVAAAEVAVGLAIIVNVFRLRETVFVDEINLLKG
- the nuoL gene encoding NADH-quinone oxidoreductase subunit L translates to MLWIIPALPLAAVALNLLLGDRLGRRGVSWIACGATGLAFLAALRAVAALAGHPAEDRAIVETAWTWMRVGDFSAHVSFLLDPLSSVMVLFVTCVGFLIHVYSTGYMADDPSYRRFFLYMNLFMFAMLTLVLADNYLLMFVGWEGVGLCSYLLIGFWYEKPVAAEAGKKAFIVNRIGDFGFLLGMLFLIVWTGSASYERVFAAAPHALQGAVGTLTLGGLHLSAPIVVVLTLLMFLGATGKSAQLPLFTWLPDAMEGPTPVSALIHAATMVTAGVYMVVRSHVLYQMAPLSMEVVAIVGAATALMAATIGLAQNDIKRVLAYSTVSQLGYMFFACGVGAFSAGIFHVMTHAFFKALLFLGAGSVIHGMHHEQDMRRMGGLAAKMPWTHATMLIACVAIAGIPPFAGFFSKDEILHGAFASGHYGVWLAGLVGAALTAFYMFRLYILTFRGAPRFGEPAAESLHAAHVAAEHAAHGHASDPHGHDHGAAHGHSGPVHESPPSMVAPLAVLAALSVVGGWIGLPFQKGGHPFERWLEPVLSHVPGVPDVHMAHLSAAAEWGLIALSVAVAAFGILLAFRAYLQRPQLATALRTRLAGVHNVLYNKYWVDEFYDAIAVRPVYEGSMRLWRFWDEKIVDGTVNGVGYFLEGCSAILRLFQTGYVGTYALFLSLGVLALLLHFLRS
- a CDS encoding NADH-quinone oxidoreductase subunit M produces the protein MAPFPWLTFLVFFPLAAGALIALLPAGAHRQIRLWATLAAFAEFLFSLPLWWRVVPGQPGFQFEERVDWIPAIGAQYHLGVDGISALLVLLTTFISLVAVIGAWSAIQNRTREFYALMLALEAGMIGTFFCLDVLLFYVFWEAMLIPMYLLIGAWGGQRRIYAAVKFFLFTMAGSVLMLVAILSLWFLQKDLSGVPTWDLQTFLALPLRPDQQLWLFLAFAVAFAIKVPMFPLHTWLPDAHVEAPTAGSVILASVLLKMGGYGFLRFAMPLFPNALAVCAPWIAGLSIVGIIYGSLVAMVQPDLKKLVAYSSVAHMGFAILGLMALNAQGFAGSMMTMLNHGVSTGALFLLVGVIYERRHTRRIADFGGLWRVMPVYASIFMVVTLSSIGLPGLNGFVGEFLVLLGAFKHSVWWAVFAASGVILSACYMLWMYQRVFFGPVTHDENRALADLSLRERLVFAPLLVLVFWMGVMPQPFLDRMQPALDRTIQAVHERAARMSALSSGARIGFVEPAAAAPSSAGGER